The Syngnathus scovelli strain Florida chromosome 18, RoL_Ssco_1.2, whole genome shotgun sequence genome contains a region encoding:
- the myom1b gene encoding myomesin-1 isoform X1, with protein MSTSVPFYRKYGRYDRGYRYQSGSGYSVGTSAGSRTRGLDRSSQSRLDPLPKRTNPSYLAVDRENQIIGYVVPVFRTSQEFAAGYSDESRLRNTAAYMERRDTFTSGLEMERSEQISRKETMRESAQRISLNKTLYEHEEHFKRMNEDSLMHVPEFIIKPRSHTVWEKQCVRLHCTISGWPDPRVVWYKNNVAIDHLANAGKYKIESKYSVHSLEINKCDFEDTAQYRVSAMNVKGEVSAYASVVVKRFKGEVDEFLPAPRRTGAKDGPVSEYGITFQTNIVDNFGVSFGREGETMSLGCTVIIYPALHHYQPEVQWYRDGVLLSPSKWNHMHWSGDRATLTLTHLNKEDEGLYTLRVTTKSGYKSYSAYVFVRDAEAEVEGAPGAPLDVCCLDANKDYIIVSWKQPAVDGGSSILGYFVDRCEVGTTHWIQCNDTPIKFARFPVTGLVEGRSYIFRVRAVNQSGMSRPSRVSEPVAAMDPADRARMRGNTAPWTGQIIVTEEEPAEGIVPGRPQELQVTEATKNYLVLSWKPPGEKGLEGVMYYVEKCVSGTDTWQRVNTEIPVKSPRFALFDLAEGNSYCFRVRCCNAAGVGEPSDPTEATTVGDKLDTPSAPSKVIPTRNTDTSVVVSWEASRDAKELVGYYIEASIVGSNIWEPCNNKPVNVTRFICHGLTTGEKYVFRVRAVNAAGLSPFSPESEPVEVKAAIASPAPPYGISVLECVRDSMVLGWKQPTFIGGADISGYFVDYREVVDGVEGKWQEANIRAISERAYRVTDLKENKKYQFQVRAANIAGVGIPSLPSDTFLCEEWTIAVPGPPHDLQLREVRGDSMVLLWKAPVYQGRDPINGFYVDMKEAEAPEEAWRGLHTKATENTFLKVKNLKEQESYVFRVRAQNQAGVGKSSDISEPVQAVTKPGTKEISVDVDDDGVISLNFECANMTPDSKFVWSKNYEDMDDSSRLTMETKGNKSKVTFNSPGEEDIGIYSCLVTHTDGASSSYTISPEELKRLLEISHDHKFPTIPLKSDLAVEMLEKGRVRFWLQAEKISANAKVDYVFNDNVVAQGEKYKMNFDKNTGVVELIMESLMPEDEGTFTFQMQDGKATNQSSLVLIGDVFKDLQKESEFQRKEWFRKQGPHFIEYLGYEVTPECCVVLKCKVGNMKKETTALWYKDGREIKADQNLGFTEGVLKLEIAQISKKDAGVYETVLKDERGQDTSKLNLTDQCFKDLMSEVFSYIANSSTPLKITSTDQGIRLYTFVSYYNDLLPVTWHYKDSAIAFSDRLKSGVVGDQLWLQISEPTEKDMGKYAIEFNINDGKGGLRRTVELTGQAYEDALAEFKRLKAAAIAEKNRARVAGGLPDVVTIQEGKALNLTCNISGEPLPQVTWLKNDKELMSDEHCILRLESGKFASFTITAVSTADTGKYSILVKNKYGTESAEFTVSVFIPEEVAPRKK; from the exons ATGTCTACCTCAGTACCGTTCTACCGCAAGTACGGACGCTACGACAGGGGCTACCGCTACCAGTCGGGGAGCGGGTACTCGGTCGGGACCAGCGCCGGATCCAGAACCAGGGG CCTTGATCGGTCATCACAATCCCGACTTGACCCGCTGCCCAAGAGAACCAACCCCTCCTACTTGGCCGTGGACCGAGAGAACCAAAtcatcggctacgtggtgcccgTCTTCAGGACCAG TCAAGAGTTTGCGGCGGGATATTCGGACGAGAGCAGACTGCGAAACACTGCCGCCTACATGGAGCGCCGCGACACGTTCACCAGCGGTCTGGAGATGGAGCGCTCGGAGCAGATCTCCAGGAAGGAGACCATGCGTGAGTCGGCCCAGCGCATCTCCTTGAATAAAACG CTCTACGAGCACGAGGAGCACTTCAAGCGCATGAACGAAGACAGCCTGATGCACGTCCCGGAGTTTATCATCAAGCCTCGCTCACACACCGTATGGGAGAAGCAGTGCGTGAGGCTGCACTGTACCATCAGCGGCTGGCCGGACCCCCGAGTCGTCTG GTACAAAAATAACGTGGCCATCGACCATCTTGCCAACGCCGGGAAGTACAAAATCGAGAGTAAATACAGCGTCCACTCACTGGAGATCAACAA GTGCGATTTCGAGGACACGGCCCAGTATCGCGTCTCGGCCATGAATGTCAAGGGGGAGGTGTCCGCCTACGCCTCGGTTGTTGTCAAAA GGTTCAAAGGGGAAGTGGACGAGTTCCTGCCAGCTCCGAGAC GGACTGGTGCGAAAG ATGGTCCCGTGTCCGAGTACGGCATCACCTTCCAGACCAACATCGTCGACAACTTCGGCGTGTCCTTCGGCAGGGAGGGCGAGACCATGAGCTTGGGCTGCACCGTCATCATCTACCCAGCTTTGCATCACTACCAGCCCGAGGTGCAATGGTACAGAGACG GGGTTCTCCTGTCCCCGTCCAAGTGGAATCACATGCACTGGAGTGGTGACAGAGCTACGCTGACCCTTACGCACCTGAACAAAGAGGACGAAGGACTCTACACTCTGCGCGTCACCACCAAGTCCGGATACAAAAGCTACTCCGCTTACGTCTTTGTGAGGG ATGCTGAAGCCGAAGTGGAAGGAGCACCGGGGGCCCCCCTGGATGTATGCTGTCTAGATGCCAACAAGGACTACATCATTGTCTCCTGGAAGCAGCCGGCAGTCGACGGTGGCAGCTCCATCCTGGGTTATTTTGTGGACAG GTGTGAGGTCGGGACAACCCACTGGATCCAGTGCAATGACACGCCTATCAAGTTTGCCCGATTCCCGGTCACCGGCTTGGTTGAGGGTCGCTCCTATATCTTCCGTGTGCGCGCCGTCAACCAGAGCGGCATGAGCCGTCCATCCCGGGTGTCCGAACCTGTCGCCGCCATGGACCCGGCCGATCGCGCTCGCATGAGAG GTAACACTGCTCCTTGGACCGGCCAGATCATTGTCACAGAGGAAGAACCTGCAG AGGGTATTGTTCCTGGCAGACCTCAAGAACTGCAAGTGACCGAAGCAACCAAGAACTACTTGGTCCTCAGCTGGAAACCACCCGGCGAGAAAGGCCTGGAAGGTGTCATGTACTATGTGGAGAAG TGTGTCTCAGGCACGGACACCTGGCAGAGGGTGAACACGGAGATCCCGGTGAAGTCGCCTCGTTTTGCGCTGTTTGATTTGGCGGAGGGGAACTCCTACTGCTTCCGCGTCCGCTGCTGCAACGCCGCCGGCGTCGGCGAACCATCCGACCCTACCGAGGCCACCACGGTTGGCGACAAGCTCG ATACGCCATCCGCGCCGAGCAAAGTCATCCCTACGAGGAACACGGACACGTCGGTGGTGGTATCCTGGGAAGCATCCCGTGACGCCAAGGAGTTGGTGGGCTACTACATCGAGGCGAGCATTGTGGGCAGCAACATCTGGGAGCCATGCAACAACAAACCTGTCAACGTGACCAG GTTTATATGCCACGGTTTGACGACGGGAGAGAAGTACGTGTTCAGGGTGAGGGCTGTGAACGCCGCAGGACTTAGTCCATTCTCTCCGGAATCAGAGCCTGTGGAGGTGAAGGCTGCGATTG CGTCGCCTGCACCACCGTACGGAATCAGTGTGCTGGAATGCGTACGCGACTCCATGGTGCTGGGGTGGAAGCAGCCCACCTTCATTGGAGGGGCCGACATCAGCGGGTATTTCGTGGACTACCGTGAAGTTGTCGACGGCGTGGAAGGAAAGTGGCAGGAGGCCAACATCAGGGCGATCAGCGAACGTGCCTACAGG GTGACTGATCTGAAGGAAAACAAGAAGTACCAGTTCCAGGTTCGGGCGGCCAACATCGCCGGGGTCGGCATCCCGTCGCTTCCCAGCGACACCTTCTTGTGCGAGGAGTGGACCATTGCCGTTCCAG GACCTCCTCACGATCTCCAGCTACGAGAGGTGCGAGGCGACTCCATGGTGTTGCTGTGGAAAGCTCCGGTGTACCAGGGACGCGATCCTATCAACGGCTTCTACGTGGACATGAAGGAGGCAGAAGCCCCGGAGGAAGCCTGGCGAGGACTCCATACCAAGGCCACGGAGAACACCTTCCTCAAG GTGAAGAATCTGAAGGAGCAAGAGTCGTACGTGTTCCGAGTGCGTGCCCAGAATCAGGCCGGCGTGGGGAAGAGCTCGGACATCTCCGAACCGGTCCAAGCTGTGACCAAGCCCG GCACCAAGGAGATCTCGGTGGACGTGGACGACGACGGCGTCATCTCTCTTAACTTCGAATGCGCCAACATGACCCCCGACTCCAAATTTGTGTGGTCCAAGAACTACGAAGACATGGACGACTCGTCACGCTTGACCATGGAGACCAAAGGGAACAA GTCCAAAGTCACCTTCAACTCACCCGGAGAGGAAGACATTGGTATCTATTCGTGTCTGGTCACTCACACGGACGGAGCTTCATCCAGCTACACCATCTCGCCTGAAG AGTTGAAGAGGCTGCTGGAGATCAGCCACGATCACAAGTTCCCCA CTATTCCCCTCAAATCGGATTTGGCCGTGGAGATGCTGGAGAAGGGCAGAGTTCGCTTCTGGCTGCAGGCCGAGAAGATTTCAGCCAATGCCAAAGTGGACTACGTGTTCAACGACAACGTGGTGGCCCAGGGCGAG AAATACAAGATGAACTTTGACAAAAACACCGGCGTGGTTGAGCTGATCATGGAGTCGCTGATGCCAGAGGATGAAGGCACCTTCACCTTCCAGATGCAGGATGGAAAAGCCACCAACCAGTCCAGCTTGGTACTCATAGGAGACG TGTTCAAGGATCTGCAGAAGGAATCCGAGTTCCAGAGGAAAGAATGGTTCAGAAAGCAAG GTCCTCACTTTATTGAGTATTTGGGCTACGAGGTCACTCCAGAATGTTGCGTGGTACTCAAGTGCAAG GTAGGAAATATGAAGAAGGAGACCACAGCGCTGTGGTACAAGGACGGCCGGGAGATCAAGGCCGACCAAAATCTGGGCTTCACCGAGGGCGTCCTAAAACTGGAAATAGCTCAG ATTTCCAAGAAGGACGCCGGCGTCTACGAGACGGTCCTGAAAGACGAGCGGGGACAAGATACGTCCAAGTTAAATCTGACTGACCAAT GTTTCAAAGACCTGATGAGCGAAGTCTTCAGCTACATCG CTAACTCGTCCACGCCGCTGAAGATCACCAGCACGGATCAAGGCATCCGCCTCTACACCTTTGTCAGCTACTATAACGACCTGCTGCCGGTCACGTGGCATTACAA GGACTCAGCCATCGCCTTCTCGGACCGTCTGAAGAGCGGCGTGGTGGGCGACCAGTTGTGGCTGCAGATCAGTGAGCCCACCGAGAAGGACATGGGCAAATACGCCATTGAGTTCAACATCAACGACGGCAAAGGCGGTCTGAGGAGGACCGTGGAGCTGACGGGTCAAG CGTACGAGGACGCGTTGGCCGAATTCAAGAGACTCAA AGCGGCTGCTATTGCAGAAAAAA ACCGCGCTCGAGTGGCAGGAGGCCttcccgatgtggtcaccatcCAAGAGGGCAAG GCGCTCAACCTGACCTGCAACATCTCAGGCGAGCCATTGCCCCAGGTGACGTGGCTGAAGAACGACAAGGAGCTGATGTCGGACGAGCACTGCATTCTACGCTTGGAGTCGGGCAAGTTCGCCAGCTTCACCATCACGGCGGTCAGCACGGCCGACACGGGCAAGTACAGCATCCTGGTCAAGAACAAGTACGGCACCGAGAGCGCAGAGTTCACCGTAAGTGTCTTCATCCCCGAGGAGGTGGCCCCCCGCAAAAAATGA
- the myom1b gene encoding myomesin-1 isoform X2, with the protein MSTSVPFYRKYGRYDRGYRYQSGSGYSVGTSAGSRTRGLDRSSQSRLDPLPKRTNPSYLAVDRENQIIGYVVPVFRTSQEFAAGYSDESRLRNTAAYMERRDTFTSGLEMERSEQISRKETMRESAQRISLNKTLYEHEEHFKRMNEDSLMHVPEFIIKPRSHTVWEKQCVRLHCTISGWPDPRVVWYKNNVAIDHLANAGKYKIESKYSVHSLEINKCDFEDTAQYRVSAMNVKGEVSAYASVVVKRFKGEVDEFLPAPRHGPVSEYGITFQTNIVDNFGVSFGREGETMSLGCTVIIYPALHHYQPEVQWYRDGVLLSPSKWNHMHWSGDRATLTLTHLNKEDEGLYTLRVTTKSGYKSYSAYVFVRDAEAEVEGAPGAPLDVCCLDANKDYIIVSWKQPAVDGGSSILGYFVDRCEVGTTHWIQCNDTPIKFARFPVTGLVEGRSYIFRVRAVNQSGMSRPSRVSEPVAAMDPADRARMRGNTAPWTGQIIVTEEEPAEGIVPGRPQELQVTEATKNYLVLSWKPPGEKGLEGVMYYVEKCVSGTDTWQRVNTEIPVKSPRFALFDLAEGNSYCFRVRCCNAAGVGEPSDPTEATTVGDKLDTPSAPSKVIPTRNTDTSVVVSWEASRDAKELVGYYIEASIVGSNIWEPCNNKPVNVTRFICHGLTTGEKYVFRVRAVNAAGLSPFSPESEPVEVKAAIASPAPPYGISVLECVRDSMVLGWKQPTFIGGADISGYFVDYREVVDGVEGKWQEANIRAISERAYRVTDLKENKKYQFQVRAANIAGVGIPSLPSDTFLCEEWTIAVPGPPHDLQLREVRGDSMVLLWKAPVYQGRDPINGFYVDMKEAEAPEEAWRGLHTKATENTFLKVKNLKEQESYVFRVRAQNQAGVGKSSDISEPVQAVTKPGTKEISVDVDDDGVISLNFECANMTPDSKFVWSKNYEDMDDSSRLTMETKGNKSKVTFNSPGEEDIGIYSCLVTHTDGASSSYTISPEELKRLLEISHDHKFPTIPLKSDLAVEMLEKGRVRFWLQAEKISANAKVDYVFNDNVVAQGEKYKMNFDKNTGVVELIMESLMPEDEGTFTFQMQDGKATNQSSLVLIGDVFKDLQKESEFQRKEWFRKQGPHFIEYLGYEVTPECCVVLKCKVGNMKKETTALWYKDGREIKADQNLGFTEGVLKLEIAQISKKDAGVYETVLKDERGQDTSKLNLTDQCFKDLMSEVFSYIANSSTPLKITSTDQGIRLYTFVSYYNDLLPVTWHYKDSAIAFSDRLKSGVVGDQLWLQISEPTEKDMGKYAIEFNINDGKGGLRRTVELTGQAYEDALAEFKRLKAAAIAEKNRARVAGGLPDVVTIQEGKALNLTCNISGEPLPQVTWLKNDKELMSDEHCILRLESGKFASFTITAVSTADTGKYSILVKNKYGTESAEFTVSVFIPEEVAPRKK; encoded by the exons ATGTCTACCTCAGTACCGTTCTACCGCAAGTACGGACGCTACGACAGGGGCTACCGCTACCAGTCGGGGAGCGGGTACTCGGTCGGGACCAGCGCCGGATCCAGAACCAGGGG CCTTGATCGGTCATCACAATCCCGACTTGACCCGCTGCCCAAGAGAACCAACCCCTCCTACTTGGCCGTGGACCGAGAGAACCAAAtcatcggctacgtggtgcccgTCTTCAGGACCAG TCAAGAGTTTGCGGCGGGATATTCGGACGAGAGCAGACTGCGAAACACTGCCGCCTACATGGAGCGCCGCGACACGTTCACCAGCGGTCTGGAGATGGAGCGCTCGGAGCAGATCTCCAGGAAGGAGACCATGCGTGAGTCGGCCCAGCGCATCTCCTTGAATAAAACG CTCTACGAGCACGAGGAGCACTTCAAGCGCATGAACGAAGACAGCCTGATGCACGTCCCGGAGTTTATCATCAAGCCTCGCTCACACACCGTATGGGAGAAGCAGTGCGTGAGGCTGCACTGTACCATCAGCGGCTGGCCGGACCCCCGAGTCGTCTG GTACAAAAATAACGTGGCCATCGACCATCTTGCCAACGCCGGGAAGTACAAAATCGAGAGTAAATACAGCGTCCACTCACTGGAGATCAACAA GTGCGATTTCGAGGACACGGCCCAGTATCGCGTCTCGGCCATGAATGTCAAGGGGGAGGTGTCCGCCTACGCCTCGGTTGTTGTCAAAA GGTTCAAAGGGGAAGTGGACGAGTTCCTGCCAGCTCCGAGAC ATGGTCCCGTGTCCGAGTACGGCATCACCTTCCAGACCAACATCGTCGACAACTTCGGCGTGTCCTTCGGCAGGGAGGGCGAGACCATGAGCTTGGGCTGCACCGTCATCATCTACCCAGCTTTGCATCACTACCAGCCCGAGGTGCAATGGTACAGAGACG GGGTTCTCCTGTCCCCGTCCAAGTGGAATCACATGCACTGGAGTGGTGACAGAGCTACGCTGACCCTTACGCACCTGAACAAAGAGGACGAAGGACTCTACACTCTGCGCGTCACCACCAAGTCCGGATACAAAAGCTACTCCGCTTACGTCTTTGTGAGGG ATGCTGAAGCCGAAGTGGAAGGAGCACCGGGGGCCCCCCTGGATGTATGCTGTCTAGATGCCAACAAGGACTACATCATTGTCTCCTGGAAGCAGCCGGCAGTCGACGGTGGCAGCTCCATCCTGGGTTATTTTGTGGACAG GTGTGAGGTCGGGACAACCCACTGGATCCAGTGCAATGACACGCCTATCAAGTTTGCCCGATTCCCGGTCACCGGCTTGGTTGAGGGTCGCTCCTATATCTTCCGTGTGCGCGCCGTCAACCAGAGCGGCATGAGCCGTCCATCCCGGGTGTCCGAACCTGTCGCCGCCATGGACCCGGCCGATCGCGCTCGCATGAGAG GTAACACTGCTCCTTGGACCGGCCAGATCATTGTCACAGAGGAAGAACCTGCAG AGGGTATTGTTCCTGGCAGACCTCAAGAACTGCAAGTGACCGAAGCAACCAAGAACTACTTGGTCCTCAGCTGGAAACCACCCGGCGAGAAAGGCCTGGAAGGTGTCATGTACTATGTGGAGAAG TGTGTCTCAGGCACGGACACCTGGCAGAGGGTGAACACGGAGATCCCGGTGAAGTCGCCTCGTTTTGCGCTGTTTGATTTGGCGGAGGGGAACTCCTACTGCTTCCGCGTCCGCTGCTGCAACGCCGCCGGCGTCGGCGAACCATCCGACCCTACCGAGGCCACCACGGTTGGCGACAAGCTCG ATACGCCATCCGCGCCGAGCAAAGTCATCCCTACGAGGAACACGGACACGTCGGTGGTGGTATCCTGGGAAGCATCCCGTGACGCCAAGGAGTTGGTGGGCTACTACATCGAGGCGAGCATTGTGGGCAGCAACATCTGGGAGCCATGCAACAACAAACCTGTCAACGTGACCAG GTTTATATGCCACGGTTTGACGACGGGAGAGAAGTACGTGTTCAGGGTGAGGGCTGTGAACGCCGCAGGACTTAGTCCATTCTCTCCGGAATCAGAGCCTGTGGAGGTGAAGGCTGCGATTG CGTCGCCTGCACCACCGTACGGAATCAGTGTGCTGGAATGCGTACGCGACTCCATGGTGCTGGGGTGGAAGCAGCCCACCTTCATTGGAGGGGCCGACATCAGCGGGTATTTCGTGGACTACCGTGAAGTTGTCGACGGCGTGGAAGGAAAGTGGCAGGAGGCCAACATCAGGGCGATCAGCGAACGTGCCTACAGG GTGACTGATCTGAAGGAAAACAAGAAGTACCAGTTCCAGGTTCGGGCGGCCAACATCGCCGGGGTCGGCATCCCGTCGCTTCCCAGCGACACCTTCTTGTGCGAGGAGTGGACCATTGCCGTTCCAG GACCTCCTCACGATCTCCAGCTACGAGAGGTGCGAGGCGACTCCATGGTGTTGCTGTGGAAAGCTCCGGTGTACCAGGGACGCGATCCTATCAACGGCTTCTACGTGGACATGAAGGAGGCAGAAGCCCCGGAGGAAGCCTGGCGAGGACTCCATACCAAGGCCACGGAGAACACCTTCCTCAAG GTGAAGAATCTGAAGGAGCAAGAGTCGTACGTGTTCCGAGTGCGTGCCCAGAATCAGGCCGGCGTGGGGAAGAGCTCGGACATCTCCGAACCGGTCCAAGCTGTGACCAAGCCCG GCACCAAGGAGATCTCGGTGGACGTGGACGACGACGGCGTCATCTCTCTTAACTTCGAATGCGCCAACATGACCCCCGACTCCAAATTTGTGTGGTCCAAGAACTACGAAGACATGGACGACTCGTCACGCTTGACCATGGAGACCAAAGGGAACAA GTCCAAAGTCACCTTCAACTCACCCGGAGAGGAAGACATTGGTATCTATTCGTGTCTGGTCACTCACACGGACGGAGCTTCATCCAGCTACACCATCTCGCCTGAAG AGTTGAAGAGGCTGCTGGAGATCAGCCACGATCACAAGTTCCCCA CTATTCCCCTCAAATCGGATTTGGCCGTGGAGATGCTGGAGAAGGGCAGAGTTCGCTTCTGGCTGCAGGCCGAGAAGATTTCAGCCAATGCCAAAGTGGACTACGTGTTCAACGACAACGTGGTGGCCCAGGGCGAG AAATACAAGATGAACTTTGACAAAAACACCGGCGTGGTTGAGCTGATCATGGAGTCGCTGATGCCAGAGGATGAAGGCACCTTCACCTTCCAGATGCAGGATGGAAAAGCCACCAACCAGTCCAGCTTGGTACTCATAGGAGACG TGTTCAAGGATCTGCAGAAGGAATCCGAGTTCCAGAGGAAAGAATGGTTCAGAAAGCAAG GTCCTCACTTTATTGAGTATTTGGGCTACGAGGTCACTCCAGAATGTTGCGTGGTACTCAAGTGCAAG GTAGGAAATATGAAGAAGGAGACCACAGCGCTGTGGTACAAGGACGGCCGGGAGATCAAGGCCGACCAAAATCTGGGCTTCACCGAGGGCGTCCTAAAACTGGAAATAGCTCAG ATTTCCAAGAAGGACGCCGGCGTCTACGAGACGGTCCTGAAAGACGAGCGGGGACAAGATACGTCCAAGTTAAATCTGACTGACCAAT GTTTCAAAGACCTGATGAGCGAAGTCTTCAGCTACATCG CTAACTCGTCCACGCCGCTGAAGATCACCAGCACGGATCAAGGCATCCGCCTCTACACCTTTGTCAGCTACTATAACGACCTGCTGCCGGTCACGTGGCATTACAA GGACTCAGCCATCGCCTTCTCGGACCGTCTGAAGAGCGGCGTGGTGGGCGACCAGTTGTGGCTGCAGATCAGTGAGCCCACCGAGAAGGACATGGGCAAATACGCCATTGAGTTCAACATCAACGACGGCAAAGGCGGTCTGAGGAGGACCGTGGAGCTGACGGGTCAAG CGTACGAGGACGCGTTGGCCGAATTCAAGAGACTCAA AGCGGCTGCTATTGCAGAAAAAA ACCGCGCTCGAGTGGCAGGAGGCCttcccgatgtggtcaccatcCAAGAGGGCAAG GCGCTCAACCTGACCTGCAACATCTCAGGCGAGCCATTGCCCCAGGTGACGTGGCTGAAGAACGACAAGGAGCTGATGTCGGACGAGCACTGCATTCTACGCTTGGAGTCGGGCAAGTTCGCCAGCTTCACCATCACGGCGGTCAGCACGGCCGACACGGGCAAGTACAGCATCCTGGTCAAGAACAAGTACGGCACCGAGAGCGCAGAGTTCACCGTAAGTGTCTTCATCCCCGAGGAGGTGGCCCCCCGCAAAAAATGA